The genomic stretch CCGTCCACCTGCATCGCCCTTCCGCACAGAGCGAACATTTGGGCGCAGCTCTGCTCTTTCAGATAGCCCTTGAAGATCTTGTGCGCGCGGTTGCCGTCCCCGAGCCGCGCCCACAGCGCCATCTTCCACGATCTCGACCAGCCCACGCCGCCGTCGCCCCGCTCTTCGAGCACGCCTTTGTAGGCCTTGATGAGCTCGGGGGTCCGCTTGTCCCAAAGCGCCCGGCCGGGGTATAGCCCGTACAGGTGGGAGAAGTGCCGGTGGTTCTCTTCGAGCGAAGTCCAGTCGTCGGCCCACTCCTGCAAGGCCCCACTCTTGCCGATCTGCGGCGGCACGAGCCTTGCCCTGGCCTCTTTGACCTTGGCGAGCATGGGAGACTTCACGCCGAGTTCTTCGGCTGCCTGCAGGTAGTAGCCGAACAGGTCGTGGAGGATCTGCATGTCGATGGCGGACCCGGCGCAGATTTGCGTGCCCTGGAGAATGGCTCCCGTCGTCTCGTCGAAGAACGGCCCGTTGCCGCCGCCGTTCGGAAAGTTCTCCGGGGAGGTGGACGGGTTCGTCACGAGCCACTTGCCGTTGGGATGGGGCACAAGGAAATCGAGGAAGAACCGGATTGAGCCCTCAATCAGCGGGAAGTTCGCCTTCAGAAACGCCTTGTCCCGCGTGTACAGGTAGTGCTCCCAAAGGTGGGTGCACAGCCACGCGCCGCCGACGGTGAACGTGCCCCAACTCGGCCCGTCCATGGGCGCCGCCACCCGCCACAGGTCGGTGTTCTGGTGGAAGACCCATCCGCGCGCGCCGTAGTGCTCCTTCGCGACCTGCGCGCCCTGATCGGACACCTCCCGAATGAGCCGGAAGAGCGGCTCGGTAAGTTCGCCCAGGTTGGCCGATTCCGCCGGCCAATAGTTCATCTCGGTGTTGATGTTGGTCGTGTACTTGGAGTCCCACATGGGGTTCATGTCGTCGTTCCAGATGCCCTGGAGGTTCGCCGGTTGCGATCCTGGGCGCGACGACGAGATGAGCACGTACCGGCCGAAGTTGTAGACCAAGGCGCCCAGGCTCGGGTCCGGCTCGGTCTGGATCTTCTGCTTCCGCTGGTCGGTCGGCAGGTAAGAGCTCTCCGTGTTTGGCAGCTTGAGGGCGACCCGATCGAAGAACCGACGGTGGTCCTGCACCGCTGCGGCCTTGAGGGTCTCATAGGACTTGCCCTTCAGCTCCCGCAAGTATTCCTCGACCCGCTTGTGCTGGTCGGCGCTCACGTCCTTGTAGTTCACGAAGTTGGTCGCGGCGACGAACACGAGCGTGACGGCGTCGGCCTTCTCGATGGCCAGGTTGATGCCGGCGGTCCTGACCGATCCGCCCTCCACCGACGCCTTGACCCGGGCCTCGCACTTCAGCTTTCCTACTACGCCCATGTAGTCCGCGGACTTGCACGTGACCGCCAGGCCGTCGGA from Armatimonadota bacterium encodes the following:
- a CDS encoding glycoside hydrolase family 95 protein, giving the protein MHWSLLAYLGAVSLGFGASGQESASANMKDTAIDPSTCLWFASPATKWDEALPVGNGRLGAMVFGTVAEERIQLNESTYWSGGPYSTVVPGGYKALPEIQRLVFAGKYLDAHNLFGRKLMGYPVEQQKYQSLANLHLFLAHGDQATDYRRELDLKTGIASVSYTVDGVSYRREVLASAPDQAIVVRLTASRPGSISLIANLRGVRNQTHSNYATDYFHMDPVGSDGLAVTCKSADYMGVVGKLKCEARVKASVEGGSVRTAGINLAIEKADAVTLVFVAATNFVNYKDVSADQHKRVEEYLRELKGKSYETLKAAAVQDHRRFFDRVALKLPNTESSYLPTDQRKQKIQTEPDPSLGALVYNFGRYVLISSSRPGSQPANLQGIWNDDMNPMWDSKYTTNINTEMNYWPAESANLGELTEPLFRLIREVSDQGAQVAKEHYGARGWVFHQNTDLWRVAAPMDGPSWGTFTVGGAWLCTHLWEHYLYTRDKAFLKANFPLIEGSIRFFLDFLVPHPNGKWLVTNPSTSPENFPNGGGNGPFFDETTGAILQGTQICAGSAIDMQILHDLFGYYLQAAEELGVKSPMLAKVKEARARLVPPQIGKSGALQEWADDWTSLEENHRHFSHLYGLYPGRALWDKRTPELIKAYKGVLEERGDGGVGWSRSWKMALWARLGDGNRAHKIFKGYLKEQSCAQMFALCGRAMQVDGTLGATAAITEMLMQSHEGFIRLLPALPDEWNTGEFNGVCARGGFEVDMSWKEGRLTRAVIHSKAGLPCKVVCGEKSWEFDTAAGKSYPLRIE